The sequence TTCAAATCCAATAATTTGTTCTCCTGCCAAAAAAATAACGGGCAAAAAGCCCGTATAATAATTCTTTCTATTCAAAGTCAGGTACGGTCACAATTATCACAATGTTTTGTTGGTGCGTGACACAGTAAAGGTTATTACTACGTTTAAAACTAGTCAAAGTGTCACAGCACCCTACAGTCAAACCTCTAACCTTTAACCTGTTTTACATCCACTTAGGTACAGCTATCTCACAAGCTATAGGCTTTTCATTGACATCTTTCAATCGTGAAGTAGTAAATCTATCCATCCAATTTCGTAGATAATCTCGATTTGCTTTTTGCTCGGAAGGTTCGGTACTATCTGGAGAATGAGGCATTAATCCCACAATTGCTGCGGTGGTAACGCAGTACATAGATTTTTGGAAACTTTTACAAATTTGCACTAGTAAATCATCTTCTCCTCGACGAGTTTGACGATAAACTTCGTGCAAATATTCAGGTAGATAGTGACGCATATCATGCATTAATAATGTGGGAGGAATTCCCGCACCTCCGATTGGTAATGGATCTGCATATAATGCACCGTATTGAAATTTTCCTTGATCTGGGGGAATTTGATAAGCTTGAGCGTTGTAAGAAACTGTACCGTGGAAAGGCGTTCCTCGGAAGAATATTGCTTCTACATAAGGAACAGCAGTATCCATTAAAAATGTTAAACCTACTTCTTCGGGGATTAAGTCGTAAACTTGATCTCGAATTTTGACGCTGTAGGTAATCGGGTTACTCGCATTTGCCACCAAACCGCCTTTAATATGGTCTACAACTTGACCAATTGATGTTATTTTACCTTTATTGTATAAGTCCGATAAACTCATAAAAGCATCGGACATGACGCGCCAAAATTGCCCCAAACCGCTGTAATAAGAGCAAACTCTTAACTGTTCGATTAAAAATTCTGGAAACAGTTGATTAATACCCAATACTAAAGGATTATTTTTAAATTTCGCGTTAATAACAGCTTTTGCTTTTTCTCTAAATTTGTCTGAATCTACGTATTCATCTAATCCACCGCCACCATGCCACAGCATTGATTTCATACAATACTCGGCATATTCGTAATTAATTCTGTCGTGCTGCCAGTGACGCAGTAATTTTTGTAAATTGATTTCGCCGTTAAAATATTTGAAAAACGGGAAAAATACTAAAAATTGATTATTGGCAAAGTATATAAGATTGTTTGAATAAGCATCTAAAACTACACCGTAACTATGAAGAACTCCAACTACTTCAGTTAAATTTTCTGGAGTATCTGGAAGTAATGCATCTCCACTTAATAACCGTTCAATATATTCTGCTAAAGGATGCTTACTAAATTGATTTTTCTTAGTAGTTACCATAAAAATTTATCCTGTAATATTTTAATTTGGTAATTGGTAATGGGTAATTGGTAATGGGTAATTGGTAATTGGTAATTGATAATTGGTAATGGGTAATGGGTAATTGGTAATTGATAATAAATAACTAACCACTAACCACTAACCACTAACCACTAACAACTAATCATTAAAAGACACATTCACAATCGGATTTTGTACGCTCATCATGGCGTTTGTTGTTGGTTCCGTTAAACGTGTTAACCAGTTTGGTTGGATGCCAAAAATTACTATTAATACAGCTAAAACTATTGCTGGCATTCTATCCGCCCAATAAACGCGGGGTAGATTAGTTACTTGTTCGGATAATCGTCCGAAAAAGCATTTACTCATCAAAATCAAAAAGTAAGCAGCAGTTAAACCGGTTCCAATCATCGAAACTAAAGTTTGTATCGGAAAAACTTCATAACTGGCACGGAATACCACAAATTCCGAAATAAAACCTACCATTCCCGGTATCCCAGCACTTGCCATTACCCCCAAAACCATCAAGCTGCCAATTAAAGGCAAACCTCTTTCCGGGTTTAGCAATCCTTGAACAACATCTAAATTGCGACTGCCTGCTTTTTTATACACAATTCCTACCAGCAAAAACAGCAGCGCCGAAATTAAACCGTGGCTAATCATTTGCATGACGGTACCTAATATACTTAATGGTGTGGCAGCCGCTGCACCTAGAAGTATATATCCCATATGCGCTACAGAACTGTAAGCCACCATTTTCTTCATGTCTTTTTGCGCGATCGCACAGGATGCACCGTAAAGCACGCTGATTACTGCCCAAGTTGCCAGCCAAGGCGCTAAATATGTCCAAGCTTCTGGCAGCAAATACATTCCGAAGCGGAGTATACCGTAGGTTCCTAGCTTCAAAAGTACTCCCGCTAGTAATACGGAAATTGGTGTAGAAGCTTCTACGTGAGCATCTGGCAACCATGTATGCAAGGGTACTAAGGGCATTTTGATGCCAAAACCAATCAAAATTCCAACTAGCAGTAAAATTTGTGTCGCTAATGGTATGGAGCTTGTTTGCAATCCTTCCAAAGCAAAACTAGTCGCACCACTTAACCAAACCAAACCCAAGAAACTCGCTAAAACCAAAATTCCGGAAACAGCAGTGTAAATCAAAAATTTTGTTGCTGCATAACCCCGACGTTCCCCACCCCATATAGCAATCAGCAAATAGAGGGGAATTAATTCTAATTCGTAAAACAAGAAAAATAACAGCAAATCCTGGGATAAAAACGCTCCGGTTACTCCCACGTTGAGCAGCAATAACAAAGAATAATACAGCCGCGATCGCGATATGGCTTTATCGCTGCTATAAACGGCTATTCCTGTCAACAATGCATTTAATATCAGTAAAGGCAAAGATAAACCATCAATACCAATCTGATAATTCAAACCTAATGCATCTATCCAAGGAATGAATTCGCTAAACTGTTGATTAACTTCCCCGATATTAAACTGACTGGCTAAAACTAAAGTCCATAAAAAAGAAATTACAGTAACACTCAAAGCTACTGTTCGAGAAACTTTTGATGTCATGCCGGGAAAAAACCCAATTAAAGCCGCACCTAAAAGCGGTAGCACAATTAAAATACTCAGCATGGGGGAATTGGTAATTGGTAATTGGTGAGAGACGGGAGAGAGGGGGGAGAGGGGGAAGAGTGGGAAGAATTAATTATTTAAACTCCTAACTCCCAACTCTTAAACTGTTAACTGATAATCCACACCCTTTGAATGAATAACTGATAACTGTTCACTGTTCACTGATTAAAACGGTAAATTATTCAGCAAACCTAAGGACCAACTAATAAATAAGCCGATTAAACTGACTCCGAAGATAATGGTCAGTAAATAACCTTGAGAACGCCCGGAAATACTGTATTTCAAACCTTGTCCGCTGAAGATTGCTGCAAAACCAACTAGATTCACAAATCCATCTACCAAATAGCGATCGCTCCAAGCAGAAATTTTAGATAACCATGCGACAGCACCCACTAAGGTTACTCG comes from Rivularia sp. PCC 7116 and encodes:
- a CDS encoding CO2 hydration protein, producing MVTTKKNQFSKHPLAEYIERLLSGDALLPDTPENLTEVVGVLHSYGVVLDAYSNNLIYFANNQFLVFFPFFKYFNGEINLQKLLRHWQHDRINYEYAEYCMKSMLWHGGGGLDEYVDSDKFREKAKAVINAKFKNNPLVLGINQLFPEFLIEQLRVCSYYSGLGQFWRVMSDAFMSLSDLYNKGKITSIGQVVDHIKGGLVANASNPITYSVKIRDQVYDLIPEEVGLTFLMDTAVPYVEAIFFRGTPFHGTVSYNAQAYQIPPDQGKFQYGALYADPLPIGGAGIPPTLLMHDMRHYLPEYLHEVYRQTRRGEDDLLVQICKSFQKSMYCVTTAAIVGLMPHSPDSTEPSEQKANRDYLRNWMDRFTTSRLKDVNEKPIACEIAVPKWM
- a CDS encoding NADH-quinone oxidoreductase subunit M, translated to MLSILIVLPLLGAALIGFFPGMTSKVSRTVALSVTVISFLWTLVLASQFNIGEVNQQFSEFIPWIDALGLNYQIGIDGLSLPLLILNALLTGIAVYSSDKAISRSRLYYSLLLLLNVGVTGAFLSQDLLLFFLFYELELIPLYLLIAIWGGERRGYAATKFLIYTAVSGILVLASFLGLVWLSGATSFALEGLQTSSIPLATQILLLVGILIGFGIKMPLVPLHTWLPDAHVEASTPISVLLAGVLLKLGTYGILRFGMYLLPEAWTYLAPWLATWAVISVLYGASCAIAQKDMKKMVAYSSVAHMGYILLGAAAATPLSILGTVMQMISHGLISALLFLLVGIVYKKAGSRNLDVVQGLLNPERGLPLIGSLMVLGVMASAGIPGMVGFISEFVVFRASYEVFPIQTLVSMIGTGLTAAYFLILMSKCFFGRLSEQVTNLPRVYWADRMPAIVLAVLIVIFGIQPNWLTRLTEPTTNAMMSVQNPIVNVSFND